Proteins from one Elgaria multicarinata webbii isolate HBS135686 ecotype San Diego chromosome 3, rElgMul1.1.pri, whole genome shotgun sequence genomic window:
- the SMIM3 gene encoding small integral membrane protein 3 encodes MDVLGDGAPTHLPLPKHILDVWLIVLLILVTVVIMTSLVLCPATAVIIYRVRTHPIHNEVV; translated from the coding sequence ATGGATGTCCTGGGGGACGGAGCACCCACACACCTTCCCCTTCCGAAGCACATTTTGGATGTATGGCTCATTGTCCTACTCATCCTGGTCACCGTTGTGATCATGACATCCCTGGTGTTGTGCCCAGCAACAGCTGTGATCATTTACAGAGTCCGGACCCACCCTATACATAACGAAGTCGTGTGA